From Erwinia sp. HDF1-3R, one genomic window encodes:
- the ybfF gene encoding esterase, translating to MKLNARLQTEQSAAANLPTVLIHGLFGSLDNLGVLARELKATRPVVQIDVRNHGLSPRSDEMSYPAMAQDVLETLDELGIARFDLVGHSMGGKIAMALTAAAPERAGKLVVIDIAPVAYPERHHDAIFAALNAVMAAGITTRSEAAALMRQTIEEEGVIQFLLKSFHEGSWRFNVRALEARYPEIIDWQPIPAWPHPALFIRGERSAYLDDRWRDALLAQFPQARAHVIAGAGHWVHAEKPDAVLRAISRFYAR from the coding sequence ATGAAATTGAATGCCCGCTTGCAAACCGAACAATCCGCTGCCGCGAATCTGCCCACCGTACTGATCCACGGCCTGTTTGGCAGCCTGGATAACCTTGGCGTACTGGCCAGAGAGCTGAAGGCGACGCGTCCGGTGGTCCAGATTGACGTACGCAATCATGGCCTTTCCCCGCGATCGGATGAGATGAGCTATCCGGCGATGGCGCAGGACGTGCTGGAGACGCTTGATGAGCTGGGGATCGCGCGTTTTGACCTTGTAGGTCATTCGATGGGCGGAAAAATCGCCATGGCACTGACGGCGGCCGCGCCGGAGCGGGCTGGCAAGCTGGTGGTAATTGATATTGCGCCCGTCGCTTACCCTGAACGCCATCATGACGCCATTTTTGCCGCACTGAACGCGGTGATGGCAGCGGGAATAACCACCCGCAGCGAAGCCGCCGCGCTGATGCGCCAGACAATAGAGGAAGAAGGGGTGATTCAGTTTCTGCTGAAGTCCTTTCACGAGGGGAGCTGGCGCTTTAACGTCAGGGCGCTGGAGGCCCGGTACCCAGAGATCATCGACTGGCAGCCGATCCCCGCCTGGCCGCATCCGGCGCTTTTTATCCGCGGCGAACGCTCAGCCTACCTTGACGACAGGTGGCGTGACGCCCTGCTGGCGCAGTTCCCCCAGGCACGCGCACATGTGATTGCCGGTGCCGGACACTGGGTACATGCAGAGAAACCTGATGCGGTTCTGCGCGCAATTAGCCGTTTTTATGCGCGTTAG
- a CDS encoding YbfA family protein, whose translation MLLYHAYSLHRIILRRIAVVIIGFIALPVMLFRHDRSRFYSYLHRVWSKTSSQPVWLANSEAAGCEFY comes from the coding sequence ATGCTGCTCTATCACGCTTACTCTTTACATCGAATAATCCTGCGCCGTATCGCGGTGGTTATCATTGGGTTTATCGCACTGCCGGTCATGCTATTTCGTCATGACCGCTCGAGGTTTTACAGCTATCTCCATCGCGTCTGGTCTAAAACCAGCAGCCAGCCGGTCTGGCTGGCGAACTCAGAAGCCGCTGGCTGCGAATTCTATTAA
- the pgm gene encoding phosphoglucomutase (alpha-D-glucose-1,6-bisphosphate-dependent) — translation MANHPRAGQPAQQSDLINVAQLTSQYYVLQPNPGNAEHAVKFGTSGHRGSAGRQSFNETHILAIAQAIAEERTKNGITGPCYVGKDTHALSEPAIISVLEVLAANGVDVIVQLDNGYTPTPAISNAILEHNKAGGAQADGIVITPSHNPPEDGGIKYNPPNGGPADTNVTKVVEDRANALIQDGLKGVKRIALDEAWASGHLQEKDLIQPYIEGLAQIIDIPAIQKAGLKIGVDPLGGSGIAYWQRIAEFYKLDLTIVNDSVDQTFRFMHLDKDGVIRMDCSSESAMAGLLALRDKFDLAFANDPDYDRHGIVTPAGLMNPNHYLAVAINYLFQHRPQWGSDVAVGKTLVSSAMIDRVVNDIGRRLVEVPVGFKWFVDGLFDGSFGFGGEESAGASFLRFDGTPWSTDKDGIIMCLLAAEITAVTGKNPQQHYDELAQRFGAPSYNRLQASATSAQKAALSKLSPEMVSADTLAGDPITARLTAAPGNGASIGGLKVMTENGWFAARPSGTEDAYKIYCESFLGAEHREKIEKEAVEIVSEVLKNA, via the coding sequence ATGGCTAATCACCCCCGTGCCGGGCAGCCGGCCCAGCAGAGCGATTTGATTAACGTTGCACAATTGACTTCACAGTATTATGTCCTGCAACCCAATCCGGGTAATGCGGAACATGCGGTGAAATTTGGTACCTCAGGCCATCGCGGCAGTGCAGGGCGTCAGAGCTTCAACGAAACGCATATTCTGGCGATTGCGCAGGCGATTGCTGAAGAGCGTACAAAGAATGGCATCACCGGTCCCTGCTACGTAGGGAAAGATACCCACGCGCTGTCTGAACCCGCAATCATTTCCGTACTGGAAGTGCTGGCGGCTAACGGTGTGGACGTTATCGTGCAGCTGGATAATGGTTATACGCCAACCCCTGCAATCTCTAACGCCATTCTTGAGCACAATAAAGCGGGTGGCGCACAGGCTGATGGTATCGTGATTACGCCGTCACACAATCCGCCGGAAGATGGGGGTATCAAATACAATCCACCGAACGGTGGACCGGCCGATACCAACGTTACCAAAGTCGTTGAGGACCGCGCCAACGCGCTGATTCAGGACGGACTGAAAGGCGTGAAGCGTATCGCACTGGATGAAGCATGGGCCAGTGGGCACCTGCAGGAAAAAGACCTTATTCAGCCCTATATCGAAGGTCTGGCACAGATCATTGATATCCCGGCCATTCAGAAAGCAGGCCTGAAAATTGGCGTCGACCCGCTGGGCGGCTCCGGTATCGCTTACTGGCAGCGTATTGCCGAGTTCTACAAGCTGGATCTGACCATCGTGAATGATTCAGTGGATCAGACTTTCCGTTTTATGCATCTCGACAAAGATGGCGTGATCCGCATGGATTGCTCGTCTGAAAGCGCGATGGCTGGCCTGCTGGCGCTGCGGGATAAGTTCGATCTGGCGTTTGCTAACGATCCTGATTATGACCGCCACGGCATTGTTACCCCTGCCGGGCTGATGAATCCGAACCACTATCTGGCCGTTGCTATTAATTACCTGTTTCAGCATCGTCCTCAGTGGGGTAGCGATGTGGCCGTCGGCAAAACGCTGGTCTCCAGCGCGATGATCGACCGCGTCGTCAATGATATTGGCCGCAGGCTGGTAGAAGTACCGGTCGGCTTCAAATGGTTCGTCGACGGACTGTTTGACGGCAGCTTTGGCTTCGGCGGCGAAGAGAGTGCAGGGGCCTCCTTCCTGCGCTTTGACGGTACGCCGTGGTCAACGGATAAAGACGGCATCATCATGTGCCTGCTGGCGGCAGAAATTACCGCGGTAACCGGTAAAAACCCGCAGCAGCATTACGATGAGCTGGCACAGCGGTTTGGCGCACCCAGCTACAATCGCCTGCAGGCATCCGCCACGTCGGCGCAAAAAGCGGCGCTGTCGAAGCTTTCTCCTGAAATGGTCAGTGCCGATACGCTGGCCGGTGACCCGATCACCGCCCGCCTGACGGCAGCGCCGGGCAACGGTGCGTCAATTGGTGGTCTGAAAGTGATGACGGAGAACGGCTGGTTCGCTGCGCGTCCTTCCGGTACGGAAGATGCGTACAAAATCTACTGTGAAAGCTTCCTCGGTGCCGAGCATCGCGAGAAGATCGAAAAAGAAGCGGTAGAGATTGTCAGTGAAGTGCTGAAAAACGCCTGA
- the fur gene encoding ferric iron uptake transcriptional regulator, with translation MTDNNTALKKAGLKVTLPRLKILEVLQVPESHHVSAEDLYKRLIDMGEEIGLATVYRVLNQFDDAGIVTRHNFEGGKSVFELTQQQHHDHLICLDCGKVIEFSDESIETRQRDIATRHGIKLSNHSLYLYGHCTTGDCREDETLHDK, from the coding sequence ATGACTGACAACAATACCGCATTAAAGAAGGCCGGCCTGAAAGTCACGCTTCCCCGACTGAAAATTCTGGAAGTGCTTCAGGTACCAGAGAGCCATCACGTCAGTGCGGAAGATTTATATAAACGCCTGATTGATATGGGCGAAGAGATTGGGCTGGCAACGGTCTACCGCGTACTCAACCAGTTTGATGATGCCGGGATTGTAACGCGTCATAACTTTGAAGGCGGCAAGTCCGTATTCGAACTGACTCAGCAGCAGCATCACGACCACCTGATCTGTCTGGACTGCGGAAAAGTGATTGAATTCAGCGATGAGTCTATCGAGACACGTCAGCGTGATATCGCTACCCGCCACGGTATTAAACTCAGCAACCACAGTCTTTATCTTTACGGCCACTGCACCACAGGTGACTGCCGTGAAGACGAAACGCTTCACGACAAATAA
- the kdpE gene encoding two-component system response regulator KdpE, translated as MTTILIIEDEKEIRRFLRLALEGEDLRVYDADTLQRGLIEAATRKPDLVILDLGLPDGDGGEFIREFRQWSASPIVVLSARSNEQDKIEALDAGANDFLTKPFGVGELMARVRVALRYRADPSPSALSPEVSFGDVTVNIADRRVTRNQQDLHLTPTEFRLLVSLLNHAGKVMTQRQLLNQVWGPNAVEHSHYLRIYMGHLRQKLEADPARPRYLITETGIGYRFMP; from the coding sequence GTGACTACGATCCTGATTATTGAAGATGAAAAAGAGATCCGCCGCTTCTTACGCCTCGCGCTGGAGGGTGAAGACCTGCGCGTTTACGATGCCGATACGCTCCAGCGTGGCCTGATTGAAGCGGCCACCCGCAAACCCGACCTGGTTATTCTCGACCTTGGTTTACCTGACGGTGATGGCGGAGAGTTTATTCGTGAGTTTCGCCAGTGGAGCGCCTCCCCGATCGTGGTGCTCTCTGCCCGCAGTAATGAACAGGACAAAATCGAAGCGCTGGATGCGGGTGCTAATGATTTCCTGACTAAACCCTTTGGAGTGGGCGAGCTGATGGCAAGGGTGCGGGTCGCACTGCGCTATCGCGCAGATCCGAGTCCGTCTGCACTCAGCCCGGAAGTGAGCTTTGGCGATGTCACGGTCAATATCGCCGATCGCCGGGTTACGCGGAACCAGCAGGATTTACACCTGACGCCGACTGAGTTTCGCCTGCTGGTGAGCCTGCTCAATCACGCCGGTAAAGTGATGACGCAGCGTCAGCTGCTGAATCAGGTATGGGGTCCGAATGCCGTGGAGCACAGTCATTATCTGCGCATCTATATGGGGCATTTACGCCAGAAGCTGGAAGCCGACCCGGCCAGGCCGCGCTATCTGATCACCGAAACCGGCATAGGCTACCGTTTTATGCCCTGA
- the fldA gene encoding flavodoxin FldA, with amino-acid sequence MAIVGIFFGSDTGNTENLAKVIQKQLGTDVADVHDIAKSSKEDLEAFDILLLGIPTWYYGEAQCDWDDFFPTLEEIDFNGKLVALFGCGDQEDYAEYFCDAMGTIRDIIEPRGAVIVGHWPTAGYHFEASKGLADDNHFLGLAIDEDRQPELTQQRTEQWVKQIFDELQLKEILEA; translated from the coding sequence ATGGCAATCGTAGGCATTTTCTTTGGCAGCGATACGGGCAATACCGAAAATCTTGCAAAAGTGATTCAAAAGCAGCTTGGCACAGACGTTGCTGACGTTCACGATATCGCTAAAAGCAGCAAAGAAGATCTTGAAGCCTTTGATATTTTGCTGCTGGGTATTCCCACCTGGTACTATGGCGAAGCGCAGTGCGACTGGGACGACTTCTTTCCGACCCTGGAAGAGATCGACTTCAACGGCAAGCTGGTGGCGCTGTTTGGCTGTGGCGATCAGGAAGATTATGCCGAGTACTTCTGCGATGCCATGGGCACCATCCGCGACATCATTGAGCCCAGGGGCGCGGTGATTGTCGGGCACTGGCCAACGGCGGGTTACCATTTCGAGGCCTCTAAAGGGCTGGCGGATGACAACCATTTCCTCGGTCTGGCCATCGACGAAGACCGTCAGCCTGAGTTGACCCAGCAACGTACCGAGCAATGGGTTAAACAGATTTTTGACGAGCTGCAGCTGAAAGAGATTCTTGAAGCCTGA
- the ybfE gene encoding LexA regulated protein has protein sequence MAKENTDRTTIDLFADERRPGRPKTNPLTRDEQLRINKRNQLKRDKVRGLKRVELKINSDAVDALNHLADQRNMSRSELIEEMVMAQLASQNP, from the coding sequence ATGGCAAAAGAAAACACGGACCGCACCACGATCGATCTCTTTGCAGACGAACGCCGTCCGGGACGACCTAAAACTAATCCGCTGACGCGTGATGAGCAGCTGCGCATCAACAAACGCAATCAGCTTAAGCGTGATAAAGTGCGCGGGCTTAAGCGCGTCGAGCTGAAAATCAATAGCGATGCGGTTGATGCCCTTAATCACCTTGCTGACCAGCGTAATATGAGCCGCAGCGAGCTGATTGAAGAGATGGTGATGGCGCAGTTAGCCAGCCAGAACCCCTGA
- a CDS encoding OprD family outer membrane porin — translation MHISDPARRALTLSVAIISTLSTLSISPQASATGFIEDSTLSGGVYYWQRHRERKDLNPDSDKYGNYQQNLHHSTFNGSLDFSSGYLADFIGLDLAAFGALEMSGKGPAAPNEIGFSDAKTRWDEKWGGDKNGASIYKAALKFKQGDYWLRAGYLQPTGQTLMASHWSFLPGTYRGAEVGFNRDFDDAGALSMSWMWSDRYKAPWYRNTYHFRQADGKTPVRYLHSIGMKYDFKNQLVLEAAFGQAADYMDQYFTKVSYDFPVAGNNLRTSWQFYGAKDKAHGGVANVNDVYDGLAWLQALTLGYTLGAFDFRLEGTWVKAEGNQGFFLQRMTPGYATSNGRLDVWWDSRSDFNANGEKALFAGVSWDLTNWSLPGWSLGTSRAWGWDAKPASSPAWDRHARLKESAWNLDLMHTVQAGWAKGTLYKLHYTRYDNHSSLPSFSGGYGNIFQDEQDVKFIVIAPFTIF, via the coding sequence ATGCATATCTCTGACCCGGCGCGTCGTGCGCTGACGCTATCCGTTGCCATTATTTCTACTCTCTCCACGCTTTCGATAAGTCCTCAGGCCAGCGCCACGGGATTTATCGAGGATTCTACCCTGAGTGGTGGGGTTTATTACTGGCAGCGACATCGAGAAAGAAAAGATCTTAACCCCGACAGCGATAAATACGGTAACTATCAACAAAACCTCCATCACTCGACATTCAACGGCAGCCTGGATTTTTCATCCGGCTATCTGGCTGATTTTATTGGTCTCGATCTGGCCGCCTTTGGCGCGCTGGAGATGTCAGGCAAGGGGCCTGCCGCACCCAACGAAATAGGCTTTAGCGACGCGAAAACGCGCTGGGATGAAAAGTGGGGCGGGGATAAAAACGGCGCGTCAATATATAAAGCGGCGTTAAAGTTTAAGCAGGGTGATTACTGGCTACGTGCTGGCTATTTACAGCCCACCGGCCAGACGCTGATGGCATCGCACTGGAGTTTTTTACCCGGCACTTATCGTGGCGCTGAAGTTGGCTTTAATCGTGATTTCGATGACGCGGGTGCGCTCTCGATGTCATGGATGTGGAGCGACCGATATAAAGCCCCCTGGTATAGAAATACCTATCATTTTCGGCAGGCAGACGGGAAAACGCCCGTTCGCTATCTGCATTCAATCGGCATGAAATATGATTTCAAAAATCAGCTGGTGCTGGAAGCTGCATTCGGGCAGGCCGCGGATTATATGGATCAGTACTTTACTAAAGTCTCTTATGATTTTCCGGTTGCCGGGAATAATCTGAGAACCAGCTGGCAGTTTTATGGCGCAAAAGATAAGGCGCACGGCGGCGTTGCGAACGTTAATGATGTGTATGACGGCCTGGCCTGGCTACAGGCGCTGACGCTGGGGTATACCCTGGGAGCCTTTGATTTCAGACTGGAAGGCACCTGGGTGAAGGCCGAAGGGAATCAGGGATTTTTCCTGCAACGGATGACGCCAGGCTATGCCACGTCGAACGGGCGGCTGGACGTGTGGTGGGATTCACGCTCTGACTTTAATGCTAACGGTGAAAAAGCCCTGTTTGCCGGGGTGAGCTGGGATCTAACCAACTGGTCGCTCCCCGGATGGAGCCTTGGCACCTCCCGTGCCTGGGGATGGGATGCCAAACCTGCCAGCAGCCCGGCCTGGGATCGCCACGCCCGCCTGAAAGAATCAGCCTGGAATCTCGATCTGATGCACACCGTGCAGGCGGGCTGGGCCAAAGGCACGTTGTACAAACTGCACTATACCCGCTACGACAACCACTCCTCGCTGCCCAGCTTCAGTGGGGGATACGGCAATATCTTCCAGGATGAGCAGGACGTGAAATTTATAGTCATCGCACCATTCACTATTTTTTAA
- a CDS encoding lipoprotein → MKKILLLIASVLVLAACSSGPAPRPERIPARDYQHCLDAEQMGGGDEVQDRCGRLSEEIEHKNQKEQVK, encoded by the coding sequence ATGAAAAAAATATTACTGCTCATCGCCAGCGTGCTGGTGTTAGCCGCCTGCTCGTCAGGCCCTGCGCCACGCCCTGAGCGCATTCCGGCGCGGGACTATCAGCATTGTCTTGATGCAGAGCAGATGGGCGGCGGCGATGAGGTTCAGGATCGCTGTGGCAGGCTGTCTGAAGAGATTGAACATAAAAACCAGAAGGAACAGGTGAAATAA
- the seqA gene encoding replication initiation negative regulator SeqA translates to MKTIEVDEELYRYIASHTQHIGESASDILRRMLKFSAGQPLPKGAATPPAMAKSAAPAEVQSRPQDRVRAVRELLLSDEYADQKKAVNRFMLILSTLYSLDPKAFATGTESLLGRTRVYFAGNQQTLVQNGTHTKPQHIPGTPYWVITNTNTGRKRSMIEHIMQSMQFPAELIDKVCGTL, encoded by the coding sequence ATGAAAACTATCGAAGTCGACGAAGAGCTGTACCGTTATATCGCCAGCCACACTCAGCATATTGGTGAAAGTGCCTCTGACATTTTACGGCGTATGCTTAAATTCTCAGCCGGTCAGCCGCTGCCAAAGGGCGCAGCAACGCCGCCAGCGATGGCGAAAAGTGCTGCACCTGCGGAAGTACAATCGCGTCCTCAGGATCGCGTCCGTGCCGTACGTGAGCTGCTGCTGTCCGATGAGTATGCCGATCAGAAAAAAGCGGTAAATCGCTTTATGCTGATTCTTTCGACGCTGTACAGTCTTGATCCCAAAGCATTTGCTACAGGCACCGAGTCACTGCTCGGTCGTACGCGCGTCTACTTTGCGGGTAATCAACAAACCCTGGTACAGAACGGCACCCATACCAAGCCGCAGCATATTCCGGGCACGCCGTATTGGGTGATCACCAACACTAACACAGGTCGTAAACGCAGCATGATTGAACATATCATGCAGTCGATGCAGTTCCCGGCGGAGCTGATCGACAAAGTTTGCGGCACCCTCTAA
- a CDS encoding 2-thiouracil desulfurase family protein, which yields MSEKIPVGISACLLGDKVRFDGGHKRCTFATDELAPYIHYEPACPEMAIGLPAPRPALRLIDTAESKTELAFSNGHGEPVTEKMQHYSEQRVANLQHLCGYIVCAKSPTCGMERVRVYQPDSNNNRKEGVGVFTRELMRQIPWLPVEEDGRLQDAPLRENFVERVYTLHEFNALWRSGLTRGKLIAFHSRYKLSLLAHSQAEYRELGRFVAAIESWSSLEEYALEYRQRLMDLLKHPATRGNHTNVLMHVQGYFRPQLSSRQRQELASLIDHYRQGLQPLLAPITLLKHYMSEFPDPYLAQQRYFEPYPEALRLRYGH from the coding sequence ATGAGCGAGAAAATTCCTGTTGGCATCAGTGCCTGTCTGCTGGGCGACAAAGTCCGTTTTGACGGCGGACATAAGCGATGTACCTTCGCTACGGATGAACTCGCTCCCTATATTCATTACGAGCCGGCCTGCCCGGAAATGGCCATTGGTCTGCCTGCTCCCCGCCCGGCGTTAAGGCTGATCGATACTGCGGAGAGTAAAACGGAGCTGGCATTCAGTAACGGCCACGGCGAGCCGGTTACCGAAAAAATGCAGCACTATTCCGAACAGCGAGTGGCTAACCTACAGCATTTATGCGGCTACATCGTCTGTGCCAAGTCGCCGACCTGTGGCATGGAACGCGTTCGGGTTTATCAGCCGGACAGCAATAATAATCGTAAAGAGGGTGTCGGCGTCTTTACGCGTGAGCTGATGCGCCAAATCCCCTGGCTGCCCGTTGAAGAGGATGGCCGGTTACAGGATGCGCCGCTGCGTGAGAATTTTGTCGAACGCGTATATACCCTGCATGAGTTTAATGCGCTGTGGCGGAGTGGGCTGACCCGCGGCAAACTCATCGCTTTTCACAGTCGTTATAAGCTGTCACTGCTGGCACATTCTCAGGCGGAATACCGTGAACTGGGGCGGTTCGTTGCGGCCATTGAAAGCTGGAGTTCACTGGAGGAGTATGCCCTTGAATATCGCCAGCGGCTGATGGATCTGCTGAAACATCCGGCCACGCGGGGCAACCACACTAACGTTCTGATGCATGTTCAGGGCTATTTCCGGCCCCAGCTGAGTTCAAGGCAGCGTCAGGAGCTGGCTTCACTGATTGATCACTATCGGCAGGGGCTTCAGCCGCTGCTGGCACCTATCACGCTGTTAAAGCACTACATGTCTGAGTTTCCCGATCCTTATCTCGCGCAGCAGCGCTACTTTGAACCCTATCCGGAAGCGCTTCGACTGCGTTACGGTCACTAA